From the Alteromonas sp. CI.11.F.A3 genome, the window GAAGCGTTTCAATACGTTCTTGTGCTTCAACAGCGGTGTCTAACATTTTTTTGCTGGTGTCGTAATAGATCCTTCCAGCCTCGGTAAGGCTCAAGTTTCGGGTATTACGATTGAATAAACTCAGCCCAATGTCTTGTTCAAGCTTTCTTAGTTGTTGGCTAATGGCCGAAACGGTCATATGCAGGTTTCGGGCTGCAATACTCATGCTACCGCTTTCAGCGACCTCAACAAAAATTTGCAGAGAGCGAAGTAGTTTCATGTTCATTGGTAATTGTATCCTCATCGATACGAGTAAGTTGGTCTCGCGTTGCTTTTTTAAGTCCTTTTATGTCCTATAAATGTAATCCAATAAGGGTAACGGCACATCCGTGTTCAGCTTATGAAACTGCAACTAAGCGCGTTTTATTCTATTGAAGAGAAAGAATTAGTTGAAAAAGCGAAATAAGATAACCTTCGCTAAATGTCATTTGTTAGGGGGGTGTATCCAGTGTTTTTAATATTTGTAAAATGCCGATATAACACTTTCTTTCATACCGAAAGCTGGTACGTTAATAATTAAACAACGCAGAGCGTACAGGCTTTTGCCTCTGCCCTTCCAATAAAAAACTAAATAAGAATGGTGATTATGAAACTTCGTGTTATCTCGTTTCTGTTGTGCATGTCATGTGCTGTTGTGATAACTGGGTGTGCCAACACTTCATCTATCACTCAGCCTCAATATGGTCCGGCGTCTTTTACTGGCGATAAATTTACCGCTGTGATGGTGGCTTACGCCCCAGAAATGGAAGGTATTTTGGGCAAAATCGATTCTGATCCTAATGCACAAATACACACCACTACCACAATCAAAGGTATTACTTATCGTATTGGGACCTATCACGATGAACCTATTCTTGTTTTCGCTACCGGTATGAGTATTGCCAATGCGGCCATGTCGACACAAATGGCGCTAGATTATTTCCCTGTAAAACAGGTGGTTTATATGGGCATTGCTGGCGCGGTAAATCCCAAGTGGCAACCAGGTGATGTTATCGTGCCAGAGCGTTGGTACTACCATGATGAAAGTGTTTACACCAATGAAGACGCTGAAAACCCAGGTGAGTACGTGCTACCTGAGTACTACGCTAAGTTTATGGAAGAGCAGCCAGCGCGCATAGCAGAAGACCCTCATTACCCTAAATATAAGCCTTTCCAGTTTATTCACCCAGACGAAGTGCTTATTGTAAAAGATGGTATGGATAAACCAGAAGATACGCCTTATTTCACCGCATCACCTAGGTTGTTGAATGCGGCAAAAACAGCAATGGCAGAAATGCCTGTTCAACGTATTTTAGATGAACGTGATGCCAAGCTGCATGTTGGCGGAAATGGTGTTACCGGTTCGGTGTTTATGGATAACCGAGAATACAGAAAATGGGTACGGGATGTTTTCACGGCTGAAGTGACCGAAATGGAATCTACGGCGATTGGCCAAGTATGCACAATTAATGATGTAGACTGGGTGATCATTCGTGCTATCAGTGATTTAGCGGGTGGCCAAGAGGGTGTAAATACAGAAAACATGTACGATAAAGAAGTCTCCCGTGTAGGCGCTAACGTACTGTTTGCTGTGCTTGATGAGTTAGCTGATTAGAAAGTTTTTGATCTAATCAGAAGGCTACACAGGTCGGTAGCTGCGGATGAATGACATCGCCCAACCGACAAAATGCGAGGAAAACCTATTAAATTATAGTGTTTGCCTCGCTTTTTTGTTTTCACAGATTAGTGTTTTAGCGAATAGTACGCACCATATTGATGGTGGTGGTAGCCAGTTTCACTTCCACTAAAAAGACAACAAGGGCACAAATTAGAAACATCATTGCCAATATAAAAAGTGAAATGACGGGTGTTTTTAAATCGACAAACCACAAAGAACCAGCAAATAAAGCCACAATAACGGTACACACCATTAGCCCCGAGGCCACACACAAACCAATGGCCCAGTTGATGACTTTCACCCTGCGCCACAGTACTTTTATTTCTCGTTTGGAACGGTCAACAATATGAGGGTCTGAGAGGGTATGAATTTGCCTTTCTGCTACCCTTACTCTGTCTGATATTCTGCCAAGTCGAGACGACATAACATTCAAAAAACCTGCTATACCCGTAAGTAAAAAAACAGGGGCTACCGCAAATTCAATAAGTTGAGATAGGCTAGGTATTAAGGTGTCCAAAAATTCCTCCGGTATTGCTGCTGTGCTATCGACTTTACGAAGCTTATACGTATGTTAGTCCAATCCCGAGCACAAGTACTGAGCGGTGAGTAAAAGCCTGCAGTCAGTTTCCGCCATCAAAACCGTCACGCTCTAGTGCGGTAAGTCATTATTTTTACTATTCATCACGCAATAGTTAACGATACAATTGATGGTGTAACTAACATCAATATTGTGGTCGAACGACACATATTATACGTATGTTAATCTCGCCAAATCTATAGAAAGGACAAGCAATGAGCTCCACATTCAGGTTATTTTTACATAGCCTAAGCACCGTGACTGTCGTGTCGTTTTCTTCTCATGCTGCCGCGCAAATCCCAGAAGGCGCAAACACTGCCAAAAGCATAGAATCAATAGAACGTGTGGTGACAACAGGAAGCAGAATTGCTAATTCCACCTCAAATTCAGGGTATGTGGTATCTAGTGTTTCAAGCGATAACATAAGCTTTGTATCACCAAGCCATATACAAGAAGTGTTAAATTTCATTGCAGGCGCGGGTGTTCAGCGAGGAAATGGCCAGGAATATTTACCTGCACTACGCTCGCCAGTGCTTACAGGGGCTGGGGCTTGCGGTGGTATACTGGCTGCTGAAGATAACATTCCTTTACGCGCAGCCGGTTTTTGTAATATTAACGAGCTGTTCGAAGCCCATGGTGAAATGGCTGAACGCATCGAGGTCTTAAAAGGCCCTGCTTCACCCCTTTATGGCTCCAACGCTATTCACGGCGTGATAAATGTTATTACCCCCGATGTTACCCAAGACACCGCTTTATACGGAATTGATTATGGTTCTTACGGCTATAGCAGACTGAAGCTAAGGCAAGGTA encodes:
- a CDS encoding 5'-methylthioadenosine/S-adenosylhomocysteine nucleosidase, which produces MKLRVISFLLCMSCAVVITGCANTSSITQPQYGPASFTGDKFTAVMVAYAPEMEGILGKIDSDPNAQIHTTTTIKGITYRIGTYHDEPILVFATGMSIANAAMSTQMALDYFPVKQVVYMGIAGAVNPKWQPGDVIVPERWYYHDESVYTNEDAENPGEYVLPEYYAKFMEEQPARIAEDPHYPKYKPFQFIHPDEVLIVKDGMDKPEDTPYFTASPRLLNAAKTAMAEMPVQRILDERDAKLHVGGNGVTGSVFMDNREYRKWVRDVFTAEVTEMESTAIGQVCTINDVDWVIIRAISDLAGGQEGVNTENMYDKEVSRVGANVLFAVLDELAD
- a CDS encoding DUF2721 domain-containing protein, coding for MDTLIPSLSQLIEFAVAPVFLLTGIAGFLNVMSSRLGRISDRVRVAERQIHTLSDPHIVDRSKREIKVLWRRVKVINWAIGLCVASGLMVCTVIVALFAGSLWFVDLKTPVISLFILAMMFLICALVVFLVEVKLATTTINMVRTIR